One genomic segment of Flavobacteriaceae bacterium includes these proteins:
- a CDS encoding GLPGLI family protein: MKKLQIILLLYSSFIFSQQKFSGIIEYTVKADETFQSNKGKKNLPIFFSIPANFVLKFTENESLYQKQNKSMKIENENKIKISFLDLTGGGSGIFYTNRNSRELILKKEAYGEEFLITHKIAEWEITQETKKIGEYTCYKAIRKYKDYEKKDSKLSAKNSKRISAWFTLQIPVPYGPNLYNGLPGLVLEVNFGKIVFKVTKIILNPTKKIVLKKPSGGIKINEIEYYKKALEIGESIGF; this comes from the coding sequence ATGAAAAAATTACAAATTATACTATTACTTTACTCAAGTTTTATCTTTTCACAGCAGAAATTTTCAGGCATTATTGAATATACTGTAAAAGCAGATGAAACCTTTCAGTCTAATAAAGGTAAAAAGAACCTCCCTATTTTCTTTTCAATACCTGCTAATTTTGTTTTAAAATTTACAGAAAATGAATCATTATATCAAAAACAAAATAAAAGTATGAAAATTGAAAATGAAAATAAGATTAAAATCAGTTTTTTAGACCTTACTGGTGGTGGCTCCGGTATTTTCTATACAAATAGAAACAGTAGAGAGTTAATTTTAAAGAAAGAAGCTTATGGCGAAGAATTTTTGATTACTCATAAAATAGCTGAATGGGAAATTACACAAGAGACAAAAAAAATTGGAGAATACACTTGCTATAAGGCTATTAGAAAATATAAAGATTACGAAAAAAAGGACTCTAAACTAAGTGCTAAAAATAGCAAAAGAATTTCAGCATGGTTTACTTTGCAGATTCCAGTTCCTTATGGACCTAATTTATATAATGGATTACCAGGTTTGGTATTGGAAGTAAATTTTGGAAAAATAGTTTTTAAAGTAACTAAAATTATATTAAACCCCACAAAAAAAATTGTACTAAAAAAGCCTAGTGGTGGTATAAAAATTAATGAAATAGAATACTACAAAAAGGCATTAGAAATTGGAGAAAGTATTGGATTTTAA